AGCGCAAGGAGCGGCTGTTGCTGCTGTACTGGATGGATGGCGCACGGCGCGACCTGGTCCGGCAGAGCCCGCGCAATGACGGTGCGACCACGGGCACGTTCTCGCTGCGCTCGCCGAACAGGCCCAATCCGGTGGCGTCTTCCGTGGTGACGCTGCTGGGGCGCGAGGGCGATGTGCTGCTGGTGCGGGGGCTCGATTGCGTCGACGGAACGCCGCTGATCGATCTCAAGCCCGATTACGGCGGGCGGCCCTGTCCTGAACACTGAGCCTTCGCGACATCCGGGCTGGCGGTCGCCGAAGGCGGGGCGGCGGCAGAGCAGGGGGCGGCGGTCGCAACCGGCCCGCCCCGCCCCGCCCCGCCGCGCGGGTGCGGGATCAGTCCTTGCCGACCAGAACGTCGGACGACTTGATGATGGCGCTGGCCTTGTCGCCGACCTTCAGGTCCAGATCCGTCGCGGCCTCATTGGTGATCGAGGCGGTGACGGTGGCGCCGCCGATATCGATCTTGACATGGGTGGTGACGGTTCCGGTTTCGACCGCGCTCACGGTCCCCTCGAGGATGTTTCTTGCACTGAGTTTCATCTTTACGTCCTTTCAAATACATGGCGCCATTTGCGGCGGCCTGGCCGGCAGGACGCCGGCGCCCCACGATCATCCTCGTCAAGTCGCTTTGCAATATGAGAAAAAACTACATAACGGGGGATGACGGCAGAGCGCACCTGCGGAAGGGCCAGCGCTGGGTGCGATTTCGGTCTCTGGTCTTCATGTCATTGAGTTCCACTTTTCGGGACGCGCGCCAGCAGCCCCTCCCGGCGGCGATCCGGGATCGATGTTCCTCGATCCGGTTCGCGCGCCACGCGACCGCCTTGCGTGTCGCGTCAGTCAGGTTCGGCGCCATGTCGGCCGGTACCGTGAGCCGGTCGCGAGCTTGAACCTCTCGGTCGCTTGCAGCCGGGCGGATCGTCGTCAGCCTAGCCGCGGTGGCAATCGCTCGCCTTTCCGCGCCGTTCCCTCACACCGGCCCGGGCAGGTCCACGGATGGCCAAGCTGCGGGAATACGGGGGAATACCGGGCCGGGCAGATTTCCGGCAAGGCTGCGGCTCAGCGGGGCCGGGCGGCTTCGGCCCGGGCGCGGTCCCAAAGCGCGGCTGCGGCGGCCTCGGCGGCCTCGAGCACCGCCATGCGGTCGACCCGCAGGGGCTCGCCGCCCTCGATCACGACCTCGCCGCCGACGATCACCGTTTCCACGTCGCGCCCCTGCCCGGTATGGACCAGCGTTCCCAGCACGTTGGTCAGCGGGCGCAGATGCGGGCGGCGGAAGTCGAACAGCACCAGATCGGCGCGCTTGCCGGTCTCGATCGAGCCGATCTCGGCCTCGAGCCCCAGCGCCCGCGCGCCGCCCATGGTGGCGGCCTCGAACATCGCGGCGGGCTGCCAGCTCTCGCTGACGCCACCTTCCTGCAAACGGCCGGTGGCCAGCGCCCAGCGCATCACCTCGACCATGTCGGCATGCATGTTGTCGGTGGCCAGCGCCAGGTTCATGCCCGCCTGGCGCAGCTTTGCCGTCGGCGCGAGGCAGCCATGGGTCTGGTTGCCCTTGGCGACATGGGCGAGGGTCGCCCGTCCCCGGCCCAGCCGGGCGATGTCGTCTTCGGTCAGATGGATGCAATGGGCCCCGATCAGGCTTTCGTCCAGAAGGCCGACCTCGTCCAGCAACTGGGGCGGGGTCATGCCGTCGCGCTCGCGGATGAAATCGACCTCGACCCGGCTTTGCGAGACATGGGTGTTGATCTTCAGACCATGCGCGTCGCGCAGCTCGCGCACCCGGCCCAGGAGCGTGCGCGAGCAGGTATCGGGCGCATGGGGGGCAAGCACGACGCCGGTCCTGAGGCCCTCGGGGTCGTGGAAGGCCGCGATCAGATCCGAGGCAAGCCCCAGCGTCCAGTCGCCGATGGCATCGTCATGGCGCCATTCGCCGAGATGCACGCGGGTGAAATCGACATCATGGATGCGGCCGCAGCCGAAGGCGCGCAGACCTGTCCCGGCCATGGCCGGGAGCGCGATCTCCTGATGGGTGAAGCTGTCATTGATGAGGGTCGAGCCGAAAGAGAGCGCCTCGAGCGCGCCGAGCTGCGCCAGCGCATGAGCCTCGTCGGGATGCACATCATGGCCATGGGGCACGCCCATCGTATAGGCGGGGGCAAAGCCCATATCCTCGGCCACGCCGCGCACCATGCTGAGGATCGCATGGGTGTGGACATTGACGAAACCGGGCGTCAGCACCCGGCCCTCGCCGGGCACGATGCGGGTCGCGGGGTCGATGCGCTCGGGGCGGGTGTCGCGGATGGCGGTGATGCGTCCGGCCGTGACCTCGACCCAGCCGGTCTTCAGGAAGGGCCGGGCCGGGTCCGAGGTCAGGATCGAGGCGCCATCGACGAGGAGGTCGGGGGAGGGATGCGTCATTTTCAGAATCCGAACAGCGAGGGCAGCCAGAGCACGAGCGGCGGAAAGGCGACGCAGAGCGCCAGCACCCCGAATTGCAGCGCCACGAAGGGCGCGACCTCGCGGGTGAGCTGTGCCATGGGCACCCGGGTGATCCCGCTCATGACGAAGAGCAGCACGCCCACCGGCGGCGTCATCATGCCGACCACGAGGTTGTACATGAACAGGAAGCCGAAAAAGAGCGGGTCGATGCCGTAGCTGATCGCCATCGGCGCAAACAGCGGTACCAGCATGATATAGGCCGCGTTCGACTCGATCAGCATGCCGACGACCAGCAGCATCGCCATCACCAGCAGGATGAAGGTCATCGGGTCCGAGGTCAGGTCGCGGATCCAGGAGGACAGCCGCATCGGCACCAGATCTAGCGTGAAGACGAAGGTCACGACCGAGGCGAAGGCGATCAGCGCGCCGACCATGGCGGCCATCACCGCGGCCCGGAACAGGCAGCCGGGCAGATCGGCGACGCGCAGCCTGCGGGTGACGAAGAGCCCGACCACCAGCGCATAGACGACCGCGATGGCCGCGCCCTCGGTGGCTGTGAAGATGCCGCCGACGATGCCGCCCACGACGATCACCGGCATCATCAGGATCAGGCCCGCGCGGCGGGTCTCGATCAGGGCGTTCCGGACCGAAAAGGGGGTGCCGCTGAGAGCATAGCCGCGGCGTTTCGCGATCAGCGTGGCCAGCGCCATGAACCCGAGCGCGAGGATGATGCCGGGCACGATCCCGGCCATGAACATGCCGCCGACCGAGACCGAGGAGCCGGCCATCAGCGCATAGACGATCATCGCGTTCGAGGGCGGGATCACCGGCCCCAGATTGGCGGCCGAGGCGATCACTGCGCTGGAATAGCCGTCGGGATAGGTCTTGCGCAGGGCCGGCACCAGGGTCGATCCCAGCGCGCTGGCCGAGGCCACGGCCGCGCCGCTGACCGAGGCGAAGACCATGCCCGCGACGATCGTCACATGGGCAACGCCGCCCGGAACCCGGCCGACCAGCGAATTGGCAAAGCTGACCAGACGGTCGACGATGCCCGCCTTCACCATCAGCTCGCCCGCCAGCATGAACAGCGGGATCGCCATCAGCGGGAAGGAATTGACCGCGAACATCATCCGCTGCGGCAGCACCACCAGGTCGAACCCGCCCATGTAAAGCGCCGCGACCGCGCCCAGCCCGATGGCAAAGGCCAAGGGCGCGCCGATCAGGGCAAGAACGGCAAAGACAGAGACGGCAAGGGCGCTCATGAGGCGGTTTCCTTCCAGGCATCGTCGCCCCAGATTTCGGGGCCGCCAAGGGCGAACAGCAGCAGATGCAGGGCCGAATGCAGGGCGCAGATGCAGACCGGGATGTAGTAAAGCGCGGCGGTCACCGGCAGCGTCGGCATCAGCTCGCCCCATTTGTCCCCGGCGGCGCCGAGCGCGGTGACGAAGACCACCGCCATCAGCAAGAGCCCGGCCAGGGCCGAGGCGCGTTGCAGCAGGTCCTGGGCCCGGCCCGGCATCAGGCGCAGCACGATGTCGATGCCGACATGCACGCCGCGGCGGATGCCATGCGGAATGGCCAGGAAGATCGACCAGACGAAGAACAGGCGCGACAGCTCGTCGGCGGCGTCGATGGACGAACTCAGGACATAGCGATGGAACACCTGCGCCGAGATCAGAAGTGTCATGGCGGCCATCGCGGCCACGATGATCCAGCGCGACAGGGCGTCGGTCAGATCGACCGCCCTGCGCAGCAGCGCCAGCGGGCCGGCGGATGCCGGCCCGGGCGAGGGATGCCCCGGATAGCTCACTGCGCGGCCTGTTCCAGCACGAGATCGATCACCTCGGGATCGACCCGTTCCTTCAGGCTTTCGGCGATGGAGGCGGTCGCCTCGCGCAGCCGGGCGCGTTCCGCGGCCGGGATCTCGTCGAACTGCATGCCCTCTGCCACCAGCTTCTCGCGGAATTCAAGATCGACCCGTGCCGCCTCGGCCCGCTGCCATTCGATGGCGCTGCGCATCGCGCTCCGCACCGCCTCCTGGTTGTCGGGGCTCAGCGCGTCGAAGGCGTCCTTGTTGGCCACGACATTGATGAAATCGAAGAAGTGGCCGGTATCCGACAGGTATTTCTGCACCTCGAAGAAGCGCCGGGTATAGATGATGTTGTAGGGGTTTTCCTCGCCGTCCAGCACCTTTTGTTGCAACGCCGAGTAAAGCTCGGAGATATCCAGCGATTGCGGATTGGCGCCAAGCGCGCGGAAGGTTTCCAGATGGACCTCGTTCGGCTGCAGGCGGATCTTGAGGCCCTGGAAATCCTCGAGACGGGTCAGCGGCCGGACGCTGTTGGTGACATGGCGGAAGCCGAGCTCGCCATAGCCGAGATTAACGAAACCCTGTTCCAGTAACGCCTTGTCCATCAGCTTGCCGACGGGGCCGTCCATCACCTCGAAGGCCTTCTCGCGGCTGTCGAACAGGAATGGCAGGCTGACCGCTTCGAGTTCGGGCACCGAGCGGGTGAAATAGGCGATCGAGGTGAATACCGCGAAGATCGCGCCCGACCGCACCTGGTCGACGTTTTCCTGCGCGCCGCCCAGTTGCATGGCCGGGAAGTTCTGGACCACGAGATCGCCGCCCGATAGGCGCTCGACCTCTTCCTTGAAGACGTTCATGGCCCCGGTGGCGCTGTGCTCTTCGGGGAAGTTGCCGGCGACGCGCAGCACGGTCTGGGCCGAAGCCGCGCCAGCCAGAAGCGACAGGCCGAGGCAGAGCCCGAAGGCCCGCGGAAGGAGGGGTTTCATGTGGCAGATCCTTTCCCTGTTGATCCGATTATGAGGGTGTCCGGGGGGCGTTGGGCCGAAATGCCTGCCGGGGCAGGTCAGCCGCAGGCGAATTGGCGCGTCAGCGCGGGGGGCAGGCCGGTTGCCGTCTTGGGCAGCGGTTTCGATGCGCGTCCGGCGAAGCCCGCCTGAGGCGCCAGCACCGCCAGGGCCTGCGCCTGCAACGTGGCCGCGCTGATCGGGTCGACGACCGGGGCCTCGACCTCGCCGCGGATCTCGGGTGCAAGCCCGGCCAGCGGAGCGCCGCCCAGCACGACGACATCGGCCCCGTCCTCACGGACGGTGCGGTTGCACAGCCGGATCAGGTCTTCGCGCAGGGAGTGTTGCACATCGCCCAGGTCGGGCGCATGGCCGTCGGGGGTGCGGACGCCCGCGAACCGCGCGCTCAGGCCCGCGTCGCGGACCGAATCCAGATACCAGCGCCGCATCACCGGCGAGAAGGTGACGATCGAGATCCGCTCGCCCAGCATCGCCGCAGAGACCAGTGCCGCCTCGGCCATGCCGACCACGGGCAGATCGAAAAGCTCGCGCGCGCCGGCCAGGCCGGGATCGCCGAAGGCCGCGATGATCGCGGCATCAGCGCCCTCGGCATGATCGGCGATCATTTCGCAGGCCAGTGCGCCGCCGATCTGGGCCTCGGCGCGTGAGGCGATATAGGGAAAGCCGCGACCGGCGGTCAGCGGAACGATCTCGGTCCCGGGGGAGGCCACGTCACGCGCGATACCGGCCATTCGGTCGGTCATCGCCCCGGTCATGTTCGGGTTCACCAATAATAGTCGCATCGTCCCGCCAAGCTGTTCTTCGTCCTGTCCGACGATAGGAGAAGACGGGGCGAGGGGTGAAAAATGGCATGCCATCTGGAGAAAATGGCATGCCATTTGCCCGTCCGCCCTGAATATGGGCGATCCATATCGGTGCCTGCGTGGAATTCGAGCGAGATTGAGGAGCGATCCGGGGCCTAGCCGCGCTGGCGTCGCAGCGTCTCGGCGACCGATTCGCCGCTATGGCGGAGATGCTGCCGCCAGATCCGCGCCGCGGCGGCGGTATCGCGGGCGCGGAAGGCGGCCATGACGCCCTCATGCTCTTCGACCGACTGGCGCCAGCGTTCGGCATCGAAGATCGCCATGAACCGTCCGCGCCGGGCCCGCACCGCGATCCGCCGGTGACTGTCGATCAGAACCGGGTTGCCCGCCTCGCGCACGATGCTGTCATGGATTTCGGTATTGGTGTCGAAATAGGCCGAGGCCTCGCGCGCGGCATATTGCTTCAGCATGCGCTCGTGCAATGTCTCGAGCCGCGCCAGAACCTCGGCCCCGATGTGCCCGGCCAGCCGTTCTGCGGCGAGGCTTTCGATCGCCGCGATCAGGTCGAACAGGTTCTCTGCCTCCTCGGCGGTATAGGCCAAAACCTGTGCCCCCCGGTGCAGCGAGATCTCGACCAGGCCGTCGGCGCGCAGCAGTTTCAGCGCCTCCCGGATCGGCGTGCGCGACACGTTCAACTCGGCCGAGAGCCTGCGCTCGACCAGCCGCGATCCGGGCGGACATTCGCCCTTGACGATCCGGTCGCGGAGGCAGTCTGCCACCCGTTCGGCGGAGGCTTGGATGTCGAGCGAGGTGTCGGACATGGCGGGGCCTGCCTTGCAAGTGAAAACTGCGCTTGGGCCATTATTGCCGCCGCGGGGGCCAGAGACAATTCGCCTTTGGCGCCCGCGACCTTGTTGCAGGTACCGTTTCGGCGCGGCTCAGGTCCGGTCGGGCGGGGCCGACAATGCCTTGCTGTTGCCGTCGGTTGCGGACGAGCGCGACACTGGCATTGCCCCGGGGCAGCGGGCAATAGCGGCCCCTCCATCGGATCGTTGTCTTCCGCTTTCGCAGAGCACGGTCCCGGGGTTCAGATTGAGTGTGCTGCGGTCGATCTTGATCGAGGCCCCGGTCGGGTCGCGCCCGTCTTGCACCCGCATCGGGTTGCACCCCGTCAGCTCGGAAGGCGCGACGCGGCTTGTCGCAGATCGGCCGGATTGCCGGGGCCCCAATTTGCGAAAGCTCCTGCGCCAGGGCGGCGTCGGCGGTAAGCCGGGTGATCACCGACCCCACCGTCACGTCGAGCCCGGCGTCGCGAAGCGCCGAAATACTGCGCCGCACCCTGGCCGCCACATCCGAAGTCCCGACCATGTCGCGGTTCGATGCGGCATCGCGCGTGTCGAGGCTACAGGCGAGTCGTACGGTTCGGGCTTCGGATAGCTCTGATGCCCGCGCCGCCGCCTTTCCAGCCCTCCCTTGCTTTCACGCTCGGTCACCTTTCGCTCTCCGGCGGGCACGTGGCCGGGAGCGTTGACGACGGTTTGGTTGCATAAATCCGGGGCTGAGCGATCTTGCCCTTTCCCCGGGCGGATTGGGCCTGCTAGTTTTGCGATCGGTATGGCGGCCGGGCGCTGCAACGTGGAGCTGGGGTTCCGCCTGCCGATCAAAACCCCGCACCGTCACGGATTTCCGAGGAAACATCTACTGGCTCCCAGATAGGTGCTCACCGCCTTTTTTGAGCAAGTTCAGAATGGCCTTGTAGAGTGCCTCGAGGGCCGAATGAGTGGTGAACTGCGTAATAAAGCCGTGTTGCGGAACTTGGCTTATGCGGGTGGGGTGATCGCCGTATGAGCCATCGACGCCAAAATCGCTCGCCCACACTTTTCCGGGAGTGGCAAGCCTCGGTTGGCGAAGCGTTGGCACTGACTAGGGTAATCTTCTGCCCAACTCCGCTACGCGAGATGAAAACTCCGTACGGCGGTAGAATATTCTATCTGCGAGGATCGATCTGAACAACCGTCAGGTTAGGCACGCCTCTGGATGATGGTTAAGCGGCAGATCAAAAAGCAATGTTATTTGCCGCAGTGGCTAAGGATGCCCCCGCCTAAGACGGTGGGGCCCGCGCAGGCTGGTCTCAGAACTCGGTCCAGCCTGCAGAGATCGGTGGTTGTGGGGCAGGCCGCTCGTTCAGGGCCCGTTCCAGAGCGTCGGGAGCGGAGGGGCGGCGGGGCTTCGCCGCTGTTGTTGCGATGACGTCGTCACCGAGCCGGAACCGGGCCACAAGGGTAAGGAGCTTGTCGGCCTCCTGTTTGAGGGTGACACAGGCAGCTGTCGCCTCCTCGACCATCGCGGCGTTCTGCTGGGTGACCTTGTCGAGCTGAGTCACGCCGACGTTGATTTCGCCAAGCCCGACGGACTGTTCCTGCGCCCCGGTGGCAATGCCCTCGATATGTTCGGAAATTCGGCTCACCCGCGAGGCGATGTCCTGCAGGGCGGCCCCCGTGCGGTTGACGAGCGAGACGCCGGTTTCGACCTGGGTCGAACTCGTATCGATCAGCGTCTTGATTTCCTTGGCGGCTTCGGAGGAACGCTGGGCGAGGGCCCGGACCTCGGAGGCGACGACAGCGAAGCCTCGGCCCGCCTCGCCCGCGCGCGCGGCCTCGACGCCTGCATTGAGCGCCAGCAGGTTGGTCTGGAAGGCGATGTCGTCGATCACGCCGATGATCTGGGTGATGCCTTCGGATGAACGCTGGATCTCGGACATTGCGCCGGTCGCCTCGTCGACGACCTGACCGCTTTGCTGTGCCCGGTTCTGCGCCTCGCCGACATAACGCGAGACCTCGGTTGCGCCCTCGGCGGTTGAGCTGACGCTGGTGGTCAATTCGTCCATTGCCGCGGCGGTTTCCTCCAGCGTTGCGGCCTGGCTTTCGGTGCGCCGGGCGAGGTTCTCGGACGAATCGCTGATTTCTTCGGAAAGCTTCTGGACAGCGCGGGCATTGACCTGAACCGCTCCGATAAGGTCGCCCATCGTCGCCATCGAGCTGTTGAAGTCGTGTCGGAGTGCCTCGTATTCGTCGGGGAATTTCTCCTGCACGGTTTCTGTCAGATCTCCGTCGGCCAGGGCGCGGATCGCGCTGCCCAGCCGGTCGACGACCTTTTTCTGCTCTGCGCGACGTTCTTCCTGTTCTTGCGAAAGGCGGTCGGCCTCTGCCAGCCGATCCCGGAAGGCAGAGAGATCACGTCCCATCGCCCCGATCTCGTCCAGGCGGTCGGCCACATCGATCTTCTTGGCGTAATTGCCGGCTGAGACCTCATTCATCGAGGCGATGAAGCCCTTGAGCGGGGTTGTGATCGTGCGGGCGGCCAGCACGCTGACGCCGAGGCCGGCGGCGAGCCCGATCAGCAGGAAGACAATCACGCTGTTCCGGAACGCGATCAGCGCGGCGAGGAATTCGGAGCGGTCGAGTTCGACGACCAGGGTCCAGTCGGCAAAATCGACCCCGACCGGCGTGGTGAAGACGATGCTGTCGGTGCCGGTGATGCCTTCGACCGGTGAAAAAAGCCCGCTCTGGCCGGTCTCGAGCGCGGTGATGAAGGGGCGTTCGGGCAGCGGGCTCAGGACGTCGAAACGGTTTTCATAACGCGAATAGGTGCGGGCACGGCCATCGCCGCCGACGATATACATGTCGCCGGATCGGCCGAGGGCGGAGGCCATCGTGACCATGGCCGAGAGCTTGCCGATCGGCACCTGGATCGCGATGACGCCGAGCCGGGTGCCATCCTCGGCAAAGACCGGCGCGGCCATGAAGGCGGCCGGGGCATTGGCGCTGGGCGCATATTCCTCGATGTCGGAGACGACGGATGTGCCGGCCGGGGCCTTGTTGGCGCGCTGGAATACCTTGCCCAAAGCCGTTCCCGAATAGCGGCCGGTGCCGACATCCTCGCCGAAATCGGCCTCCTTGACGACCGAGTAGATTACCTGCCCGTCAGGGGCGATGAGGAAGACATCGTAAAAGCCGAAAGACTCGAGCATCCGCTCGAAACCGGGATGGATCCGGGCATGGATGCGGCTGTAATCCGAGCCGTCTCCGGCATCGGCCAGCTTCTGACCTTCGCCGGACGGATAGGGGTTGTCGCTGCCATAGGCCGCGAGAACCGGGGCAAAGCCATCCGGTGCCGCCTCGAGAGAGGCGTGAAATTCGCTGAGCGCGCGGGCGATGGAGGGGTTGGCTGCCTGTGCCGCAAGCGCGTGTTGCTGGTCGGCGAACCACTCGCTGACGCGGGTGGCCTGGTCGCGGGCCATCCCCTCGAGATCGGTGACCGCGTTATTATAGCTCGATTCATAAGCGCGGTTGTAGAGGAAGCCCCCCATGCTTGACATGGACACGACCATGATGGCGGCGATCATCATGGTGAGACGCGGCCCGATTGGCATCTGCAGAATTCGTTTCATCGTCCCCTTGGCCTGTCTGTGCTGGAAGCTGCGACGCAGCGGCTGGGGGCATTGGGTCGCAAAGCCGCAAAGAATCCCTTACCCCGGTTGCGAAAGACCGGGGCCGCATGCAGGAAAACCCGTCGGATTTTATCCAGGCGGCAGTATGGCCGGGTATGGGTTTTACGGTGTCCGGCAGAGGGCGGGATCGGCGCAACCCTCGGCGCGAAACGGCTGTCGGCGCGCGGGCGGCAGGCCGAGCGCCGACAGATCGTCGTCCATCCGGGCCAGATCGGCAGCGCTCAGCAGGGCGGGATGAACCGTACAGCGCAGATCGGCGGCAACGCCGCTGTCGCGTAGCAGGCCGAGGCTTTCGCGCGCCTTTGCGCCGCTGCCGGGCGCGCCGGTGATCCGGTCATAGGCGTCGAAGGGGGCCTTGACGTCGAAACCGATCCAGTCGAGCAGCGGCAGGACGCGGGCGAAGCGCGCGGGATAGGCGCCGCCGGTATGCAACCCGGTGCGAAAGCCCATCGCCCGAAGCTCCGCAAGCGCCTCGGGCAGGCCCTTCTGCAACAAGGGTTCCCCGCCCGAGATCACCACGCCGTCGAGCAGCCCGCGCCGGCGGTCGAGAAAGGCCAGGACCGTGTCCCAGCCGATCCGGCCCGGCCCCGCCGCCAGCAGCTCGGTGTTGTGGCAATAGCGGCAGGCCCAGGGACAGCCCTGGCAGAAGACCGTCGCCACCAGTTCGCCCGGCCAGTCGACGCTCGAATGCCGGACCAGCCCGGAGATCGCAAGCTCAGCCAAGCTGTGCCTTCGCCTCGTCGAAATAGACCCGTTCGGCGGCCTCGCCCTTCTTGCCGGTATTGAAGGACGCCATCGGGCGGTGATAGCCCATCACCCTGGTCCAGACCTCGCAGCGGGTGCGCTCTTCGTCCGTCAGGACGATTTCGGCATCGCGGGTCGTCATGTCCTTGTCGATCATGGTCATCGGATCACTCCTTCAGCTGGCTTTCGCGCGCTTCGCCGCAATCAGCTCGGCGTCGCATTTGGGGCAGAATTCGTGCTCGCCCGCGAGATACCCGTGTTTCGGGCAGATCGAGAAGGTGGGCGT
The genomic region above belongs to Rhodovulum sulfidophilum DSM 1374 and contains:
- a CDS encoding anaerobic ribonucleoside-triphosphate reductase activating protein, with translation MAELAISGLVRHSSVDWPGELVATVFCQGCPWACRYCHNTELLAAGPGRIGWDTVLAFLDRRRGLLDGVVISGGEPLLQKGLPEALAELRAMGFRTGLHTGGAYPARFARVLPLLDWIGFDVKAPFDAYDRITGAPGSGAKARESLGLLRDSGVAADLRCTVHPALLSAADLARMDDDLSALGLPPARRQPFRAEGCADPALCRTP
- a CDS encoding aspartate/glutamate racemase family protein gives rise to the protein MRLLLVNPNMTGAMTDRMAGIARDVASPGTEIVPLTAGRGFPYIASRAEAQIGGALACEMIADHAEGADAAIIAAFGDPGLAGARELFDLPVVGMAEAALVSAAMLGERISIVTFSPVMRRWYLDSVRDAGLSARFAGVRTPDGHAPDLGDVQHSLREDLIRLCNRTVREDGADVVVLGGAPLAGLAPEIRGEVEAPVVDPISAATLQAQALAVLAPQAGFAGRASKPLPKTATGLPPALTRQFACG
- a CDS encoding GntR family transcriptional regulator, whose product is MSDTSLDIQASAERVADCLRDRIVKGECPPGSRLVERRLSAELNVSRTPIREALKLLRADGLVEISLHRGAQVLAYTAEEAENLFDLIAAIESLAAERLAGHIGAEVLARLETLHERMLKQYAAREASAYFDTNTEIHDSIVREAGNPVLIDSHRRIAVRARRGRFMAIFDAERWRQSVEEHEGVMAAFRARDTAAAARIWRQHLRHSGESVAETLRRQRG
- a CDS encoding amidohydrolase family protein, which gives rise to MTHPSPDLLVDGASILTSDPARPFLKTGWVEVTAGRITAIRDTRPERIDPATRIVPGEGRVLTPGFVNVHTHAILSMVRGVAEDMGFAPAYTMGVPHGHDVHPDEAHALAQLGALEALSFGSTLINDSFTHQEIALPAMAGTGLRAFGCGRIHDVDFTRVHLGEWRHDDAIGDWTLGLASDLIAAFHDPEGLRTGVVLAPHAPDTCSRTLLGRVRELRDAHGLKINTHVSQSRVEVDFIRERDGMTPPQLLDEVGLLDESLIGAHCIHLTEDDIARLGRGRATLAHVAKGNQTHGCLAPTAKLRQAGMNLALATDNMHADMVEVMRWALATGRLQEGGVSESWQPAAMFEAATMGGARALGLEAEIGSIETGKRADLVLFDFRRPHLRPLTNVLGTLVHTGQGRDVETVIVGGEVVIEGGEPLRVDRMAVLEAAEAAAAALWDRARAEAARPR
- a CDS encoding TRAP transporter small permease encodes the protein MSYPGHPSPGPASAGPLALLRRAVDLTDALSRWIIVAAMAAMTLLISAQVFHRYVLSSSIDAADELSRLFFVWSIFLAIPHGIRRGVHVGIDIVLRLMPGRAQDLLQRASALAGLLLMAVVFVTALGAAGDKWGELMPTLPVTAALYYIPVCICALHSALHLLLFALGGPEIWGDDAWKETAS
- a CDS encoding TRAP transporter substrate-binding protein, which encodes MKPLLPRAFGLCLGLSLLAGAASAQTVLRVAGNFPEEHSATGAMNVFKEEVERLSGGDLVVQNFPAMQLGGAQENVDQVRSGAIFAVFTSIAYFTRSVPELEAVSLPFLFDSREKAFEVMDGPVGKLMDKALLEQGFVNLGYGELGFRHVTNSVRPLTRLEDFQGLKIRLQPNEVHLETFRALGANPQSLDISELYSALQQKVLDGEENPYNIIYTRRFFEVQKYLSDTGHFFDFINVVANKDAFDALSPDNQEAVRSAMRSAIEWQRAEAARVDLEFREKLVAEGMQFDEIPAAERARLREATASIAESLKERVDPEVIDLVLEQAAQ
- a CDS encoding methyl-accepting chemotaxis protein; amino-acid sequence: MKRILQMPIGPRLTMMIAAIMVVSMSSMGGFLYNRAYESSYNNAVTDLEGMARDQATRVSEWFADQQHALAAQAANPSIARALSEFHASLEAAPDGFAPVLAAYGSDNPYPSGEGQKLADAGDGSDYSRIHARIHPGFERMLESFGFYDVFLIAPDGQVIYSVVKEADFGEDVGTGRYSGTALGKVFQRANKAPAGTSVVSDIEEYAPSANAPAAFMAAPVFAEDGTRLGVIAIQVPIGKLSAMVTMASALGRSGDMYIVGGDGRARTYSRYENRFDVLSPLPERPFITALETGQSGLFSPVEGITGTDSIVFTTPVGVDFADWTLVVELDRSEFLAALIAFRNSVIVFLLIGLAAGLGVSVLAARTITTPLKGFIASMNEVSAGNYAKKIDVADRLDEIGAMGRDLSAFRDRLAEADRLSQEQEERRAEQKKVVDRLGSAIRALADGDLTETVQEKFPDEYEALRHDFNSSMATMGDLIGAVQVNARAVQKLSEEISDSSENLARRTESQAATLEETAAAMDELTTSVSSTAEGATEVSRYVGEAQNRAQQSGQVVDEATGAMSEIQRSSEGITQIIGVIDDIAFQTNLLALNAGVEAARAGEAGRGFAVVASEVRALAQRSSEAAKEIKTLIDTSSTQVETGVSLVNRTGAALQDIASRVSRISEHIEGIATGAQEQSVGLGEINVGVTQLDKVTQQNAAMVEEATAACVTLKQEADKLLTLVARFRLGDDVIATTAAKPRRPSAPDALERALNERPAPQPPISAGWTEF
- a CDS encoding SAM-dependent methyltransferase codes for the protein MEKVIAAIRPGEVCTAVPERNDAALWFVGRLRTPWQNPRDCPRQGDAVAGPVCRIEIDPRWTEALAGIERKERLLLLYWMDGARRDLVRQSPRNDGATTGTFSLRSPNRPNPVASSVVTLLGREGDVLLVRGLDCVDGTPLIDLKPDYGGRPCPEH
- a CDS encoding TRAP transporter large permease, with amino-acid sequence MSALAVSVFAVLALIGAPLAFAIGLGAVAALYMGGFDLVVLPQRMMFAVNSFPLMAIPLFMLAGELMVKAGIVDRLVSFANSLVGRVPGGVAHVTIVAGMVFASVSGAAVASASALGSTLVPALRKTYPDGYSSAVIASAANLGPVIPPSNAMIVYALMAGSSVSVGGMFMAGIVPGIILALGFMALATLIAKRRGYALSGTPFSVRNALIETRRAGLILMMPVIVVGGIVGGIFTATEGAAIAVVYALVVGLFVTRRLRVADLPGCLFRAAVMAAMVGALIAFASVVTFVFTLDLVPMRLSSWIRDLTSDPMTFILLVMAMLLVVGMLIESNAAYIMLVPLFAPMAISYGIDPLFFGFLFMYNLVVGMMTPPVGVLLFVMSGITRVPMAQLTREVAPFVALQFGVLALCVAFPPLVLWLPSLFGF
- a CDS encoding TOBE domain-containing protein; its protein translation is MKLSARNILEGTVSAVETGTVTTHVKIDIGGATVTASITNEAATDLDLKVGDKASAIIKSSDVLVGKD